A single window of Anopheles moucheti chromosome 2, idAnoMoucSN_F20_07, whole genome shotgun sequence DNA harbors:
- the LOC128299665 gene encoding ubiquitin carboxyl-terminal hydrolase 46, which yields MGANISQLERDIGSDQFPPNEHYFGLVNFGNTCYSNSVLQALYFCRPFREKVLEYKAKNRRTKETLLSCLADLFYSIATQKKKVGSIAPKKFIARLRKEKEEFDNYMQQDAHEFLNFLINHINEIILAERNQAKAGGGTGGKGSGPTNGISNGNGATNGPPDGTGSNGSNSSEPTWVHEIFQGILTSETRCLNCETVSSKDENFFDLQVDVDQNTSITHCLRCFSNTETLCSDNKFKCDNCCSYQEAQKRMRVKKLPMILALHLKRFKYMEQYNRHIKVSHRVVFPLELRLFNTSDDAVNPDRLYDLMAVVIHCGSGPNRGHYISIVKSHGFWLLFDDDMVDKIEASTIEDFYGLTSDIQKSSETGYILFYQSRDCA from the exons ATG GGTGCAAACATTTCCCAGCTGGAGCGCGACATCGGCTCAGATCAGTTTCCACCGAACGAGCACTACTTCGGTCTGGTCAAT TTCGGAAACACCTGCTACAGCAACTCAGTGCTGCAGGCGCTCTACTTTTGCCGGCCGTTCAGGGAAAAGGTACTAGAATATAAGGCGAAAAATAGACGCACCAAGGAAACGCTACTGTCCTGCTTGGCCGACCTATTCTACAGCATCGCAACGCAGAAAAAGAAGGTGGGTTCGATAGCACCAAAAAAGTTTATCGCCCGGCTGCGCAAGGAGAAGGAAGAGTTCGACAACTACATGCAGCAGGATGCCCACGAGTTCCTTAACTTTCTCATTAACCACATCAACGAAATCATACTTGCTGAGCGTAACCAAGCAAAGGCAGGCGGTGGCACAGGTGGGAAAGGCAGTGGACCTACCAACGGGATTTCCAATGGGAATGGTGCCACGAACGGTCCACCGGACGGTACCGGTAGCAAtggtagcaacagcagcgagCCGACATGGGTACACGAAATTTTTCAGGGAATACTAACGAGTGAGACACGCTGCCTAAACTGCGAGACGGTTAGCAGCAAGGACGAGAACTTTTTCGATCTGCAGGTGGACGTGGACCAGAACACCAGCATAACGCACTGTTTGCGTTGCTTCAGCAACACCGAAACGCTCTGTAGTGATAACAAATTCAAATGTGATAACTGTTGCAGCTATCAGGAAGCGCAGAAACGAATGCGCGTTAAGAAGCTCCCAATGATACTGGCACTGCACCTGAAACGGTTCAAGTACATGGAGCAATACAACCGGCACATCAAGGTATCCCATCGTGTCGTGTTCCCGCTCGAGCTGAGGTTGTTCAATACG TCAGATGACGCAGTCAATCCGGACCGATTGTACGATCTCATGGCGGTAGTCATACACTGCGGTTCTGGTCCGAACCGTGGCCATTACATCAGCATTGTAAAGAGCCATGGTTTCTGGTTGTTGTTTGACGATGATATGGTTGAT AAAATTGAAGCTTCCACCATAGAGGACTTTTACGGGTTAACATCGGACATTCAAAAGTCGTCGGAAACTGGTTATATTCTGTTTTACCAATCACGGGATTGTGCGTAG
- the LOC128310875 gene encoding 26S proteasome non-ATPase regulatory subunit 7: MPSELSTTKVIVHPLVLLSVVDHFNRMGKIGNQKRVVGVLLGCWRAKGVLDVSNSFAVPFDEDDKDKSVWFLDHDYLENMYGMFKKVNARERVVGWYHTGPKLCQNDIAINELIRRYCPNSVLVIIDAKPKDLGLPTEAYIAVEEVHDDGSPTSKTFEHVPSEIGAEEAEEVGVEHLLRDIKDTTVGSLSQKITNQLLGLKGLNAQLRDIKNYLLKVGNGQLPVNHQIVYQLQDILNLLPDIAQENFTDTLYVKTNDQMLVVYLASLVRSIIALHNLINNKLTNRDAEEGKKTDDAKDKKAQEGKDAGADKDKTKKENEKDGKKEDSKAEKGKDEKKK; the protein is encoded by the exons ATGCCGTCGGAACTCAGCACGACTAAGGTAATCGTCCATCCGTTGGTCTTGCTCAGCGTGGTGGACCACTTTAACCGGATGGGTAAGATCGGCAATCAGAAACGCGTTGTCGGTGTGCTTCTCGGATGCTGGCGTGCGAAAGGCGTTCTGGACGTGTCCAACAGCTTTGCAG TTCCGTTTGACGAGGACGACAAAGACAAATCTGTCTGGTTCCTCGACCATGACTACTTGGAAAACATGTACGGTATGTTTAAGAAAGTGAATGCACGCGAGCGCGTCGTAGGCTGGTACCACACTGGGCCAAAGCTTTGTCAAAACGATATTGCGATTAACGAACTGATCAGACGCTACTGTCCGAACTCCGTGCTGGTCATTATCGATGCAAAACCGAAGGATTTGGGCCTACCAACGGAGGCGTACATAGCGGTGGAGGAAGTGCACGACGACGGTTCGCCTACGTCGAAAACGTTCGAACACGTCCCGAGCGAGATCGGTgcagaagaagcagaagaggTGGGAGTGGAGCATCTGCTGCGTGACATCAAGGATACGACGGTTGGCAGTCTGTCGCAAAAGATCACAAACCAGCTGTTGGGATTGAAGGGTCTGAATGCACAGCTGCGGgatattaaaaactatttacTCAAGGTTGGCAACGGTCAGCTACCGGTAAATCATCAAATAGTGTACCAGCTTCAGGACATACTGAACCTACTGCCGGACATAGCGCAGGAAAACTTTACCGACACGCTGTACGTCAAAACGAACGATCAGATGCTGGTCGTTTATTTGGCATCGTTGGTACGATCTATCATCGCTCTGCACAATCTGATTAACAACAAGCTCACGAACCGTGATGCTGAGGAAGGCAAAAAGACCGATGATGCAAAGGATAAGAAAGCACAGGAAGGCAAGGATGCCGGTGCGGACAAAGATAAGACCAAGAAGGAGAATGAGAAGGACGGCAAAAAAGAAGATTCAAAGGCCGAGAAGGGGaaggatgaaaagaaaaagtag
- the LOC128299664 gene encoding 60S ribosomal protein L21 has product MTNSKGYRRGTRDMFSRGFRKHGTIPLSTYMKVYKSGDYVDIKGHGAVHKGMPYKAYHGKTGRVYNVSKHALGVIVNKRVRGKILPKRINVRVEHVQPSRCREDFLRRVKENEQKRRAAKENKLPQFKVSLKRKPKQPRQAQIIKNPPTPIFLAPIPYEFVA; this is encoded by the exons ATGACGAACTCCAAGGGTTATCGCCGTGGTACTCGGGACATGTTCTCCCGAGGCTTCCGTAAGCATGGTACCATCCCACTGTCTACCTACATGAAGGTCTACAAATCTGGGGACTATGTCGACATTAAG GGACATGGTGCCGTGCACAAGGGCATGCCCTACAAGGCGTACCACGGAAAGACGGGACGTGTCTACAATGTCTCGAAGCACGCACTTGGCGTGATTGTGAACAAGCGCGTACGTGGAAAGATTCTACCTAAGCGTATCAACGTACGCGTTGAGCATGTGCAACCGTCCCGTTGCCGAGAGGATTTCCTGCGACGCGTCAAGGAGAACGAGCAGAAGCGTCGGGCCGCGAAGGAGAACAAGCTGCCCCAGTTCAAGGTGTCGCTGAAGCGCAAGCCGAAACAGCCACGCCAGGCTCAGATCATCAAGAACCCACCTACGCCCATCTTCCTGGCACCTATTCCCTACGAATTCGTGGCCTAA
- the LOC128310842 gene encoding probable RNA-binding protein 18, translating to MVLLQPTSQDDRRLWLGNLDSRITEYQLLKIVQKYGKIEKFDMLFHRSGPLAGYPRGYAFVTYENHKDSEAALLRLDGKLVGEKTIVVRWAKHVNREEGDRTKPKIEIPCLAGGSKGGTNGPLSQQTKIQALEAKLKMLESRSDDLVINKSSTSERPIIERYQYNINQPQRTDPKMKRSHHTAGSGRGGSRNAPYRNSHRHK from the exons ATGGTTCTTTTACAGCCCACGTCCCAGGATGATCGTAGGCTGTGGCTTGGGAATTTGGACAGTCGAATCACCGA GTATCAATTACTGAAAATCGTGCAAAAATACGgcaaaattgaaaagttcGACATGCTGTTCCATCGCTCCGGTCCGTTAGCGGGCTATCCGAGAGGTTACGCCTTCGTGACGTACGAGAAC CATAAGGATTCGGAAGCCGCATTGCTCCGGTTGGATGGTAAATTGGTCGGTGAGAAAACGATCGTCGTCCGATGGGCAAAACATGTTAACCGCGAGGAGGGTGACagaacaaaaccgaaaatcGAGATACCCTGCCTGGCTGGAGGTTCCAAGGGTGGAACCAACGGACCATTAAGTCAGCAAACTAAGATACAAGCACTGGAAGCGAAGCTGAAAATGTTGGAAAGCAGATCCGATGATCTGGTGATTAACAAATCGTCTACCTCGGAGCGGCCCATTATCGAGCGCTACCAATACAACATTAATCAACCACAGCGGACAGATCCAAAGATGAAGCGTTCACATCATACGGCTGGGAGTGGACGTGGCGGAAGTCGGAACGCACCATACAGAAATTCGCACCGCCACAAATAG
- the LOC128299946 gene encoding eukaryotic translation initiation factor 3 subunit B, which translates to MAKKKGEDQDFEEEPNFDDPEGFVDDVSDDELLGDFLRQKPCESDGVENVIVVDNIPVVGAARFQKLNGIIEKLFKNAGTIVNVHYPKDEEDNTKGYAFIEYQNQDSAEEAVKSLNNHRLDKHYKLLVNRFSDFQKYSDIPKEWSPPQPQPYKVQNDLYNFLVESDAQDQFCVVSETIPGSVQVQFCQNTQPEPTELLKRERFTDTYVKWSPKGTYIVTFHKQGVIIWGGSNFVKVNKFPHGNAQYVDISPCEQYLVTYGPNGQKIVIWDIRTGAEKRAFVSDGTSNASMLRWSHDDRYVARLVDSQIQIYDTTTFFLLDMKSIKVEGIRNFSWSPTDNIIAYSVAEEVDVPAKVTLMAIPKKTELRTKNLFNVADCKIHWQKSGDYLCVKVDRFSKSKKEKKDKKDSDVKFLGMFYNFEIFHMREKDIPVDSVEVKETILAFAWEPVGSKFSIIHGEPASANVSFYETNKGQEPVLVKKLEKKVCSHLFWSPRGQFIVLANLQMGSFEFVDTNDFSIMKTGDHYRASEVEWDPTGRFVVTGTSGKAKEDQGYYMWSFQGRIVKRVNLKNFMQFLWRPRPPTLLSEAKQKEIRKNLKKYYSQFESKDRLRMTRASKELIEKRAKLREQFTEYRSKRVKEWEDQKKRRMQLRNNIDTDTLEADPDNVEEEIVEILVREDTTIIE; encoded by the exons ATGGCCAAAAAGAAAGGAGAAGACCAGGACTTTGAGGAGGAGCCCAACTTTGACGACCCAGAAGGATTCGTGGACGATGTTTCCGACGATG AACTGCTGGGGGATTTTCTGAGGCAGAAGCCGTGCGAATCGGATGgggtagaaaatgtgatcgtGGTTGACAACATTCCGGTCGTCGGTGCGGCGCGCTTCCAGAAGCTGAACGGCATCATCGAGAAGCTGTTCAAGAACGCCGGCACCATCGTGAACGTGCACTACCCGAAAGATGAAGAGGATAACACGAAGGGGTACGCCTTTATCGAGTACCAGAATCAGGATAGTGCGGAAGAGGCGGTGAAATCGTTGAACAATCATCGGCTCGACAAGCACTATAAGCTGCTGGTGAACCGGTTTTCCGACTTCCAGAAGTATTCGGATATACCGAAAGAATGGTCACCGCCGCAGCCCCAACCGTACAAGGTGCAGAACGATCTGTACAACTTCTTGGTGGAATCGGACGCGCAGGATCAGTTCTGTGTGGTGTCGGAAACCATCCCCGGTTCGGTTCAGGTACAGTTTTGTCAAAATACGCAACCTGAACCGACGGAGCTGCTGAAACGTGAACGCTTCACCGATACGTACGTCAAGTGGTCCCCGAAAGGCACGTACATTGTAACGTTCCACAAGCAGGGCGTCATCATCTGGGGCGGATCGAACTTCGTGAAGGTGAATAAATTCCCGCACGGTAATGCACAGTACGTGGACATCTCGCCATGCGAACAGTACCTCGTGACGTACGGCCCGAATGGGCAGAAGATCGTTATCTGGGACATTCGCACCGGTGCAGAGAAGCGCGCATTCGTTTCCGACGGTACGTCAAACGCGTCGATGTTGCGCTGGTCGCACGATGACCGGTACGTGGCCCGTCTAGTGGACAGTCAGATACAGATCTACGACACGACCACCTTCTTCCTGCTGGACATGAAGTCCATTAAGGTGGAAGGCATCCGCAACTTTAGCTGGTCGCCAACGGACAACATCATCGCCTATTCTGTGGCGGAAGAAGTGGACGTCCCGGCGAAGGTAACATTGATGGCCATCCCGAAGAAGACGGAACTGCGCACGAAGAATCTGTTCAATGTGGCCGACTGCAAGATACACTGGCAAAAATCGGGCGACTATCTGTGCGTGAAGGTGGATCGGTTTTCGAAGtcaaagaaggagaaaaaagatAAGAAGGATTCGGATGTGAAATTCCTCGGCATGTTTTATAACTTTGAGATTTTCCACATGCGCGAAAAGGACATTCCGGTCGATTCAGTGGAGGTTAAGGAAACGATCCTTGCCTTCGCCTGGGAACCGGTCGGCTCCAAATTCTCCATCATCCATGGTGAGCCCGCGTCCGCTAACGTAAGCTTCTACGAAACCAACAAAGGCCAGGAGCCGGTGCTGGTAAAGAAGTTGGAGAAGAAGGTATGCAGCCACCTGTTCTGGTCACCGAGGGGACAGTTTATCGTGCTAGCCAATCTGCAGATGGGATCTTTCGAGTTTGTGGACACGAACGATTTCAGCATCATGAAAACGGGCGATCATTATCGCGCATCGGAGGTAGAGTGGGATCCAACTGGACGTTTCGTTGTGACGGGAACATCCGGAAAG GCAAAGGAAGACCAAGGCTATTACATGTGGTCATTCCAAGGACGTATTGTGAAACGTGTGAATCTGAAGAACTTCATGCAGTTCCTGTGGCGTCCGCGTCCACCGACCCTGCTGTCGGAGGCGAAGCAAAAGGAGATACGGAAGAATTTGAAGAAGTACTACTCGCAGTTCGAGAGCAAGGATCGTTTGCGAATGACCCGTGCGTCGAAGGAGCTGATCGAGAAGCGTGCGAAGCTGCGTGAGCAGTTCACCGAGTATCGCTCGAAACGCGTCAAGGAATGGGAGGACCAGAAGAAGCGTCGTATGCAGTTGCGAAACA ACATCGACACAGACACGCTGGAAGCAGATCCAGATAACGTAGAGGAGGAAATAGTTGAAATTCTTGTTCGTGAAGATACCACCATTATCGAGTAA
- the LOC128310843 gene encoding probable 28S ribosomal protein S25, mitochondrial isoform X1: MPFMKGRAPIRRTLQYLNAGQLMLKDKVKIFSVNYNTYGEHHEGARDFVFWNIPQVQYKNPKVQVVTFKNMTPSPFIRCYFGKFIWLTLGSVLFMLFLFLAENGKQMLIDIDSKNRQEILQHLSIVVGKSEATLKAETKLAEKQDNPANFGIGCMKHCICEIPGQLPCPGVVPVPKHMRGKFKYQMKE; the protein is encoded by the exons ATGCCTTTCATGAAAGGTAGAGCTCCTATTCGGAGAACGTTGCAATATCTTAATGCCGGCCAGCTGATGCTCAAGGATAAGGTAAAAATATTCAGTGTAAACTACAACACGTATGGTGAACATCACGAGGGTGCTAG GGATTTTGTCTTTTGGAACATACCACAGGTACAGTACAAGAACCCGAAGGTGCAAGTGGTCACTTTCAAAAACATGACCCCATCTCCCTTCATTCGCTGTTATTTCGGTAAGTTCATCTGGCTTACCTTAGGTTCTGTTCTGTTcatgttatttctttttcttgcagaaaatggcaaacaaatgtTAATCGATATTGACAGCAAAAATAGGCAGGAAATTCTACAACACTTGTCCATCGTTGTGGGTAAATCTGA GGCAACCTTGAAAGCTGAGACAAAACTCGCAGAAAAACAGGACAATCCAGCAAATTTCGGCATCGGCTGCATGAAGCACTGTATCTGCGAAATTCCGGGACAATTGCCGTGTCCGGGTGTAGTGCCAGTACCAAAGCATATGCGCGGGAAGTTTAAATATCAAATGAAGGAATAA
- the LOC128310843 gene encoding probable 28S ribosomal protein S25, mitochondrial isoform X2, translating into MPFMKGRAPIRRTLQYLNAGQLMLKDKVKIFSVNYNTYGEHHEGARDFVFWNIPQVQYKNPKVQVVTFKNMTPSPFIRCYFENGKQMLIDIDSKNRQEILQHLSIVVGKSEATLKAETKLAEKQDNPANFGIGCMKHCICEIPGQLPCPGVVPVPKHMRGKFKYQMKE; encoded by the exons ATGCCTTTCATGAAAGGTAGAGCTCCTATTCGGAGAACGTTGCAATATCTTAATGCCGGCCAGCTGATGCTCAAGGATAAGGTAAAAATATTCAGTGTAAACTACAACACGTATGGTGAACATCACGAGGGTGCTAG GGATTTTGTCTTTTGGAACATACCACAGGTACAGTACAAGAACCCGAAGGTGCAAGTGGTCACTTTCAAAAACATGACCCCATCTCCCTTCATTCGCTGTTATTTCG aaaatggcaaacaaatgtTAATCGATATTGACAGCAAAAATAGGCAGGAAATTCTACAACACTTGTCCATCGTTGTGGGTAAATCTGA GGCAACCTTGAAAGCTGAGACAAAACTCGCAGAAAAACAGGACAATCCAGCAAATTTCGGCATCGGCTGCATGAAGCACTGTATCTGCGAAATTCCGGGACAATTGCCGTGTCCGGGTGTAGTGCCAGTACCAAAGCATATGCGCGGGAAGTTTAAATATCAAATGAAGGAATAA